One region of Pseudoalteromonas sp. R3 genomic DNA includes:
- a CDS encoding winged helix-turn-helix domain-containing protein yields the protein MRFKVGKWTLDERQFCLLHGDRRVELTPTACRLLQLFISQSDKVVSITTIKEQVWNTEFTTDNLVYQTIRNLRLALEDTDEQAYIKTIPRFGYQLVAPIEPLPGTPDLPQGRHKPRLHFVAALFVVILAVLSTYLVWSYLSRSPTDSTTQRIKVFHFDTGRKENGVNSDQIAQQIAKTLQVKDVVSISAVNLFEQLNQHGNGAKLVLRSIPEKNQMLTLVFVGSPARLSYIDLSSVSEFNESKTLSELASQLQQPVLSRGNSGIATLATSSQALRALVSLSNSAKLAQARASLQAEIDTQSLNEHQKRAKKAFVDTLLAFYRQESLSDEQLLPGINFLLSRYHQSNYALLTASLYLAERGAPQIAFELIENLEQDLFITFIQGLLHLELDEAQRALKHFERVFTLAPEFEDNTFFYFMELIESGRNNELPTHHQMLLSSQYASTASHYVLLNYHVMQGQFENAFTLLSDMESALSCNDDLAGSLTLLNAALGNIEQSEQWLQILSKINHRDWRIPWVVFSNYAFKHQLAEYPRWYSRYRTEVLGNDSLYEPLLLNVLAHFAAGDITSAQQNFALMQAANSAFSKNDTLDIASAVIHAQLDFENTQERIEFLTQFETVAQTLVEDETALPSLISALYFTLYNDFGRAEQALINSCTRSPAMCTSWHSLPSLKPITSTTKLKQARLQAHAQLESVQPSLTALNKQLLPLCNKP from the coding sequence TTGCGTTTTAAAGTAGGTAAATGGACATTAGATGAGCGTCAATTTTGTTTGTTACACGGTGACCGGCGTGTCGAGTTGACACCTACGGCTTGTAGATTATTACAGCTGTTTATCTCGCAATCAGACAAAGTGGTCTCCATTACCACCATCAAAGAACAGGTGTGGAATACGGAGTTTACAACAGACAACCTGGTCTATCAGACTATTCGAAATTTACGGCTGGCTCTGGAAGACACTGATGAACAAGCTTACATAAAAACAATCCCCCGATTTGGCTACCAACTGGTTGCTCCGATAGAGCCGCTGCCAGGTACGCCCGATTTACCACAGGGCCGTCATAAACCTCGACTGCATTTTGTGGCGGCCCTGTTTGTAGTGATACTGGCTGTGCTAAGCACCTACCTGGTATGGTCTTATCTGAGCCGTTCCCCGACAGATTCCACTACGCAACGCATTAAAGTATTTCATTTCGATACAGGCAGAAAAGAAAATGGAGTAAACAGTGACCAAATAGCGCAACAGATTGCCAAAACGTTACAGGTAAAAGACGTAGTAAGCATAAGTGCTGTGAACTTGTTTGAGCAGTTAAACCAGCACGGTAACGGCGCTAAACTGGTGCTCAGATCAATACCAGAGAAAAACCAGATGCTAACTTTGGTATTTGTGGGCTCCCCGGCCCGCCTCAGTTATATCGACCTGAGCTCTGTGTCTGAATTTAATGAATCAAAAACGCTCTCAGAGTTAGCCAGTCAGTTACAGCAACCAGTATTAAGCAGAGGAAACTCAGGCATTGCCACTCTAGCCACGTCGAGCCAGGCATTAAGGGCGCTGGTGTCTTTATCAAATAGTGCAAAGCTGGCACAAGCCAGGGCAAGCCTGCAAGCTGAGATTGATACGCAAAGTCTTAATGAACATCAAAAAAGAGCTAAAAAAGCTTTCGTTGACACACTGTTAGCTTTTTACAGGCAAGAGTCACTCAGTGATGAACAGCTCTTGCCCGGTATCAACTTTTTACTTTCTCGTTATCATCAGAGCAACTATGCATTACTGACTGCCAGCCTTTACCTGGCCGAACGAGGTGCACCTCAGATAGCCTTTGAGCTAATAGAAAACCTCGAGCAAGATCTGTTTATCACTTTCATTCAGGGACTGTTGCACCTTGAACTGGATGAGGCTCAGCGCGCGCTTAAACATTTTGAGCGAGTCTTCACTCTGGCGCCTGAGTTTGAAGACAATACGTTTTTCTACTTTATGGAACTGATAGAAAGCGGTCGTAACAATGAACTGCCGACACACCACCAGATGTTGCTAAGCAGTCAGTATGCTTCAACAGCCAGTCACTATGTTTTGTTAAACTATCATGTTATGCAGGGGCAGTTCGAAAACGCATTTACTCTGCTATCAGACATGGAAAGCGCTTTGTCGTGCAATGATGATTTGGCAGGCTCTCTTACCTTGCTAAATGCTGCACTGGGCAATATTGAACAAAGTGAACAATGGCTGCAGATCCTCAGCAAGATCAATCACAGAGACTGGCGAATTCCCTGGGTGGTATTTTCTAATTATGCGTTCAAGCACCAGCTCGCGGAATATCCGCGCTGGTACTCCAGATACCGTACCGAAGTGTTGGGGAACGATAGTCTGTACGAGCCCCTGTTGCTAAATGTACTGGCTCATTTTGCCGCGGGTGACATCACCTCAGCACAGCAAAACTTTGCACTCATGCAGGCAGCCAACTCGGCGTTTAGCAAAAATGATACTCTGGACATTGCCAGTGCCGTCATACACGCACAGCTTGACTTCGAAAACACACAAGAGCGCATCGAGTTCCTGACTCAATTTGAAACCGTGGCGCAAACGCTCGTAGAGGATGAGACAGCCTTGCCCAGCCTGATTTCAGCGCTGTATTTCACGCTTTATAATGACTTCGGTCGCGCCGAACAAGCACTCATTAACAGCTGTACAAGAAGTCCTGCTATGTGTACTAGTTGGCATTCGCTGCCGTCACTAAAACCGATAACAAGCACCACAAAACTAAAACAAGCACGTTTGCAGGCACATGCTCAATTAGAGTCTGTACAACCATCGCTAACAGCGCTGAACAAACAGCTACTCCCTTTGTGTAACAAACCGTGA